A region of Moorena producens PAL-8-15-08-1 DNA encodes the following proteins:
- a CDS encoding TauD/TfdA family dioxygenase: protein MTTLLRPLKAAFRIESVAVTNNGVQVTWKDGHHSFYHNLWLRDACHCPECFQRDTLSLNSSEGEGHDPLKMPLNPITEAVKIDREGNLDIVWGGQEPGHHSVFDPSWLRVHCQTDPALKQRRKPQLWDSSVSIPHFDYHEVMKDDWALLLWLDKMLELGVVIIDNVPKNRESFQALIERIGPIQQRYHPTHIFTLDTANKLAGNIHHAYQYMERLHNHTDHVSYNVPPRLQFLGCIQYDNPDNDKQAYSTLVDGFKIAEVLRTQQPKFFELLTTEYVPTARRRLGVEEKVSKHEIGTKKYQWETYHRQHVINLDETGEVYQIRHHEKDRVPLEVSPDKIQDLYAAYQAFTALAEAPEYNAEFLIAPGQVLVNDNWRLLHGRTAIHNAQLRRVLLGSYMKPETFRSRRRLLLGKKSGMSDIWLMGCSDRALEMLADRTTI from the coding sequence ATGACAACCCTACTTCGGCCACTCAAAGCCGCTTTTCGGATCGAATCAGTTGCAGTGACCAACAACGGTGTACAAGTCACTTGGAAAGATGGTCATCACAGCTTTTACCATAACCTCTGGCTGCGGGATGCTTGCCACTGTCCCGAATGCTTCCAGCGGGATACATTGAGCCTTAACAGCTCAGAAGGGGAAGGACATGACCCCCTGAAAATGCCACTCAATCCCATCACTGAAGCGGTCAAGATCGATCGTGAAGGCAATTTGGATATAGTCTGGGGCGGTCAAGAACCTGGACATCACAGTGTATTCGATCCATCTTGGCTGCGAGTTCACTGTCAAACAGACCCCGCCCTCAAACAGCGACGAAAACCCCAACTGTGGGATTCATCAGTGTCCATCCCTCATTTTGATTACCACGAAGTGATGAAAGACGATTGGGCACTGTTGCTGTGGTTGGACAAGATGCTGGAATTGGGAGTAGTCATCATTGACAACGTCCCCAAGAATCGAGAGAGTTTTCAGGCACTGATAGAGCGAATTGGACCGATCCAACAACGATATCATCCCACCCATATCTTTACGTTGGATACAGCAAACAAACTGGCAGGGAATATTCACCACGCCTATCAGTATATGGAACGTTTACATAATCACACAGACCATGTATCTTACAACGTTCCTCCCAGACTGCAATTTCTCGGATGTATCCAATACGATAACCCAGACAATGACAAACAGGCGTATTCTACCCTAGTGGATGGGTTCAAAATTGCCGAAGTTCTCAGAACCCAACAGCCAAAATTCTTCGAGTTGCTGACCACAGAGTATGTGCCAACAGCTCGCCGTCGCCTGGGTGTAGAAGAAAAGGTATCTAAGCATGAAATTGGCACCAAGAAGTATCAATGGGAAACTTATCATCGCCAGCATGTAATTAATTTAGATGAAACCGGTGAAGTCTACCAGATTCGTCACCATGAAAAAGACCGAGTGCCACTAGAGGTTTCTCCTGATAAGATTCAAGACTTATATGCAGCCTACCAAGCATTTACGGCACTAGCTGAAGCTCCTGAATATAACGCCGAATTTCTGATTGCTCCGGGACAAGTATTAGTTAACGACAACTGGCGATTACTCCACGGGCGTACCGCCATTCACAATGCTCAGCTGCGACGAGTTTTACTGGGATCCTACATGAAACCAGAAACATTCCGTAGCAGACGGCGACTGTTACTTGGCAAAAAAAGCGGTATGTCAGATATCTGGTTAATGGGATGCTCAGACCGTGCTTTAGAAATGCTCGCAGACCGCACCACAATCTAA
- a CDS encoding TauD/TfdA family dioxygenase, whose product MTTLLRQLKPAFRIESIATHDNGVEITWKDGHQSFYHNLWLLDSCRCPKCFQRDTLSLNNSGHDLLKIPLNPTPKEVTIDREGNLDIVWGGQETGHHSVFDPSWLRVHCYDDPALKQKSKPQLWDASVSISYFDYHEVMNDDDVLLSYLNQLVELGVAVIDNAPNDEQSFRALIERVGPLRQRYHPTNVFTMDRKNAVAQAIQHSYQLGRLRNHTDVTAYDIPTGIQFLQCTLYDNPDNDRQAYSTVIDGFKLAEVIKTENPYFFELLTTEYIPAGRRRLSVEEKLSENDSSGRKYEWEAYRRNHLINLDENGEVYQIRYNHNTRIPLEVSYDKIQDLLTAYRRFSQLLQDPDYNAEFLLTPGQVLVVNNWRVLHGRTGIWSPSLKRSLLGAYLEEETFRCRRRILLGEKTGMSNLWLMGCSDRALEILADRYV is encoded by the coding sequence ATGACCACGCTACTTCGACAACTCAAACCTGCTTTTCGCATCGAATCCATAGCAACCCATGACAATGGTGTAGAGATCACTTGGAAAGATGGCCATCAAAGCTTTTACCATAATCTCTGGCTCCTAGATAGCTGTCGCTGTCCTAAATGCTTTCAGCGAGATACCTTAAGCCTCAATAATAGTGGACATGACCTCCTCAAAATTCCTTTAAACCCAACTCCTAAAGAGGTCACAATTGATCGTGAAGGCAATTTGGATATTGTCTGGGGTGGTCAGGAAACAGGGCATCACAGTGTATTCGATCCTTCCTGGCTACGAGTTCATTGTTACGATGACCCAGCCCTTAAACAAAAATCAAAACCTCAACTTTGGGATGCATCAGTATCTATCTCTTATTTTGATTATCATGAGGTGATGAATGATGACGACGTTTTATTGTCTTACCTGAATCAGCTCGTCGAACTAGGGGTAGCAGTAATTGATAATGCTCCAAATGACGAACAAAGCTTTCGGGCATTAATTGAACGGGTGGGGCCTTTACGGCAACGTTATCATCCCACCAATGTATTTACTATGGATAGAAAGAACGCAGTTGCTCAGGCTATCCAACATTCTTATCAATTGGGGCGTTTAAGAAATCATACAGACGTTACTGCCTACGATATTCCCACTGGAATCCAATTTCTGCAATGTACCCTCTACGACAACCCGGATAACGACAGACAAGCCTATTCCACTGTCATTGATGGTTTCAAATTAGCAGAGGTAATCAAAACCGAAAACCCCTACTTCTTTGAGCTACTTACCACAGAATATATACCAGCAGGTCGCCGACGACTGTCTGTGGAGGAGAAACTATCGGAAAATGATTCCAGCGGTCGGAAATACGAATGGGAAGCTTACCGGCGTAATCATCTAATTAACTTGGATGAAAATGGCGAAGTGTATCAGATTCGGTATAACCACAACACCAGGATACCCCTAGAGGTTTCCTACGATAAAATTCAAGACTTATTGACAGCCTACCGAAGATTTTCCCAACTCTTACAAGATCCTGACTATAATGCCGAATTTCTACTGACTCCCGGACAGGTGTTAGTAGTTAACAACTGGCGAGTGCTCCATGGACGTACCGGTATCTGGAGTCCTTCCCTGAAACGAAGCTTGCTAGGAGCCTACTTGGAGGAAGAAACCTTCCGCTGTAGACGGCGAATTTTGCTAGGGGAGAAAACTGGGATGTCAAACCTGTGGTTAATGGGATGCTCAGACCGTGCTTTGGAAATTCTCGCAGATCGCTATGTTTGA
- a CDS encoding peptidoglycan-binding protein — protein MVLSLKIVHDTFLKQQPVPSQKIENEEDKVWVKKGRELELHSWVDLKEEKSYLRIALTKDQFNGKNTWYVYEPHVEVWDDDKQLFPKKISIKVRNVTSCSTEVVRGLDKQIIDEMNRLIPNVLISFDDLDVQLGPAVWAMLQPAAKRALERAIQDRGVPMVINSAYRTIAQQLILYNHYRNRRCGIPIAARPSRSNHQSGLAIDISDYLSWRPYLQKYGWRWLGWGDPVHFDYVGRGTRDIRALAVRAFQRVWNRYNINDRIAEDGSYGPSTERRLNNSFSEGFSISVPSKKESEKSIQFRVLRLSRPYMKGEDVRAIQQALAKAGYSLDVDGVFGPGSQAVVKQFQQQNGLDADGIVGPATRAKMGL, from the coding sequence ATGGTCTTATCTTTGAAAATCGTACATGATACCTTCCTAAAACAGCAACCCGTACCCAGCCAGAAGATCGAAAATGAAGAGGATAAAGTTTGGGTCAAAAAAGGCAGGGAACTAGAGCTGCACAGCTGGGTAGACCTCAAAGAAGAAAAGTCTTACCTACGGATTGCTTTGACCAAAGATCAATTTAATGGCAAGAATACCTGGTATGTCTACGAACCCCATGTGGAAGTTTGGGATGACGACAAGCAGTTGTTCCCCAAGAAAATATCCATCAAGGTCAGAAATGTTACCTCCTGCTCTACAGAAGTGGTTCGGGGGCTAGACAAGCAGATTATTGATGAAATGAACCGACTTATCCCAAATGTACTAATCAGCTTTGATGATTTAGATGTGCAACTAGGTCCTGCTGTCTGGGCTATGCTCCAACCCGCTGCCAAAAGAGCCCTCGAACGTGCTATTCAAGACCGGGGCGTTCCCATGGTAATTAATTCAGCCTATCGGACCATTGCGCAGCAATTAATACTATATAACCACTACAGAAATCGCCGTTGCGGTATTCCCATTGCTGCCCGTCCGTCTCGAAGTAATCACCAAAGTGGTCTAGCCATTGATATTTCAGATTACCTGAGCTGGCGACCTTACCTCCAGAAGTATGGCTGGCGATGGCTCGGTTGGGGAGACCCAGTTCATTTCGACTACGTAGGCAGAGGTACCCGAGACATTCGCGCCCTAGCAGTGCGGGCATTCCAGCGAGTTTGGAACCGCTATAATATCAATGACCGGATTGCCGAAGATGGTTCCTACGGACCATCAACCGAGAGACGACTAAACAATAGTTTTTCAGAAGGGTTTTCGATCTCGGTACCCTCCAAGAAAGAATCTGAGAAGTCTATACAATTTCGGGTACTGCGCCTAAGCCGACCTTATATGAAAGGAGAAGACGTGCGTGCTATTCAACAAGCCTTGGCCAAAGCAGGCTATAGTCTGGATGTGGATGGTGTCTTTGGACCAGGTAGCCAGGCAGTTGTAAAGCAGTTCCAACAACAAAATGGTTTAGATGCAGATGGAATTGTCGGCCCAGCAACCCGTGCCAAAATGGGACTTTAA
- a CDS encoding N-acetylmuramoyl-L-alanine amidase, protein MARIIISAGHDLKDPGVVALGTTESREMILTRNEIVKELELRGVDCIVVPDSLSRRDTIRWINANAVPGDVALEIHGNAFNGSLRGAQTFYIYGNHERQLDAQLLLNALLQEIPELPSRGIQADIHSPNRRGLSFCRQVAVSSVLMQLCFIDNPQDLELLQNQREKFAKGIAQGLIKWSGQTPKTPEFPTINIFIKQQKYDEKGILINSNAFIPVDLVEMLGISLTDQEDIRQISYGNVVYVKAVDLQEFNIAASWENQTKTVILNSLPRTLLEDGDQIMAMGNATESQLKSFLEKNNQDGLKQFPDLPRLYIEEAENEGVNHDVAFCQMCLETDYLRFGGKVKPEQNNFCGLGTVEASAAGATFPDPKTGVKAHIQHLKAYASTDMINEVPIVDPRFEYVPRGVAPSVYDLGRRWNPDLEYGNQIMVFIKQLYGVF, encoded by the coding sequence ATGGCACGTATTATAATTTCCGCTGGTCATGACCTCAAAGACCCGGGAGTAGTGGCTTTAGGCACAACAGAATCTCGGGAAATGATTCTTACCCGTAACGAAATTGTTAAAGAGCTGGAATTACGGGGAGTAGATTGTATTGTTGTTCCTGACTCTCTCAGTCGTCGAGACACAATTCGATGGATCAATGCCAATGCTGTGCCTGGTGACGTAGCCTTGGAAATCCATGGCAATGCCTTTAACGGTTCCCTGCGAGGGGCTCAAACCTTTTACATCTATGGTAACCATGAAAGGCAGCTGGATGCTCAGCTCTTACTGAATGCCTTACTCCAAGAAATTCCTGAACTTCCCAGTCGTGGCATTCAAGCGGATATCCACTCTCCCAATCGGCGCGGCTTATCCTTTTGTCGTCAGGTAGCAGTCTCTTCGGTACTCATGCAGTTGTGTTTTATCGACAATCCTCAAGACTTAGAGTTACTGCAAAATCAGCGGGAAAAATTTGCCAAAGGGATTGCTCAAGGATTAATTAAATGGAGCGGTCAGACTCCAAAAACTCCTGAATTTCCTACTATCAATATCTTTATTAAACAACAGAAGTATGACGAAAAAGGGATTTTAATTAATAGCAATGCCTTTATTCCTGTTGATTTAGTGGAAATGCTCGGGATTAGTCTAACTGATCAAGAAGATATTCGGCAAATCAGTTATGGAAACGTTGTCTATGTCAAAGCTGTAGACTTACAGGAGTTTAATATAGCTGCATCCTGGGAAAATCAGACAAAAACTGTTATTTTAAATTCACTTCCCCGCACCTTACTCGAAGATGGTGACCAAATTATGGCGATGGGAAATGCCACTGAAAGCCAATTGAAAAGCTTTCTTGAGAAAAACAATCAAGACGGTTTAAAACAATTTCCTGACTTACCCAGACTTTACATAGAAGAAGCGGAAAATGAGGGAGTGAACCACGATGTTGCTTTCTGTCAGATGTGTTTGGAAACCGATTATTTACGCTTTGGAGGTAAGGTCAAACCTGAGCAGAATAACTTCTGTGGATTGGGTACCGTTGAGGCTAGTGCTGCTGGTGCTACGTTTCCTGACCCGAAAACAGGAGTTAAAGCTCACATTCAGCACCTGAAGGCCTATGCCAGTACTGATATGATTAACGAGGTCCCGATCGTAGACCCTCGTTTTGAGTATGTACCCAGAGGTGTTGCTCCTTCAGTTTATGACTTAGGCAGACGTTGGAATCCCGATTTGGAGTACGGGAATCAGATTATGGTATTTATTAAACAGCTTTATGGTGTTTTTTGA
- a CDS encoding CPBP family intramembrane glutamic endopeptidase — protein MTNEQNACVLGGSMTIKRFFLIVLTIFAIARIGLSLVESWGQPQIQTNLELRQTNLVLHGWQWQNTNPDSDTSEQLNQESKIDWTVVRNALIGAEPFQSAQKQYETARQLAQTNQSKILTKLQKFSIGKVTTPNDRGQSQSPATPLTQNAYPSEQQQLQESLSDIEQLMAKLDLRIGILQAQQGKTDAAIETWDKQTYSNGSLETAGVLMGLWSEPPLVLPDAEEKIEQNLDNWFRYRALSQLYQVQQRQSDLLSLQTQEQETAEQAIVKLFVIAVIPGFNTLLGLVILVCLVGQLLFQGKQSLLATNHNVPWKTAWDGEIIWQVLIFGFFAIGQLLLPVLIGLSLGIVGINPANFTVQMSAFYVLLTYLIMAFGGLLVMYLSIKPFLPLPEDWFCFKWRSNWIVWGVGGYLIALPLVIVVSLINQQLWQGNGGSNPLLPLALEGQDTIALTIFFLTAAVAAPVFEEIIFRGFLLPSLTRYLPVWGAIALSSLIFAIAHLSLSEVLPLATLGIVLGFVYTRSRNLLAPMLLHSLWNSGTLLSLFVLGSS, from the coding sequence GTGACTAATGAGCAAAATGCTTGTGTGTTGGGGGGTTCGATGACTATAAAACGGTTCTTTTTGATTGTACTGACGATTTTTGCGATCGCTAGAATTGGCCTTTCTCTGGTAGAAAGCTGGGGTCAGCCCCAGATTCAAACTAATCTGGAACTTCGCCAAACCAATCTAGTACTTCATGGCTGGCAGTGGCAGAACACAAACCCTGATTCTGATACATCTGAGCAGCTTAATCAGGAGTCTAAGATAGATTGGACTGTGGTTCGTAATGCTTTGATTGGTGCTGAGCCGTTTCAATCTGCTCAAAAACAGTATGAAACAGCCCGTCAATTGGCTCAGACCAATCAGTCAAAGATCCTGACCAAACTCCAAAAATTTTCCATAGGGAAGGTAACCACACCGAACGATAGGGGGCAATCACAATCACCAGCTACTCCCCTGACCCAAAACGCCTATCCCTCCGAGCAACAGCAATTGCAAGAGTCATTGTCTGACATCGAACAGCTGATGGCTAAGCTGGATTTGCGTATTGGAATTCTCCAAGCTCAACAAGGAAAAACCGATGCTGCTATTGAAACTTGGGATAAACAGACATACTCTAATGGCTCATTAGAAACTGCTGGGGTATTAATGGGTCTATGGAGTGAGCCACCCCTGGTACTACCAGATGCTGAGGAAAAAATTGAACAAAATTTAGATAATTGGTTCCGCTATCGCGCGTTGAGTCAGCTGTATCAAGTGCAGCAGCGCCAAAGTGACCTATTGTCACTCCAAACCCAAGAACAAGAAACGGCTGAACAAGCAATTGTCAAATTATTCGTTATCGCTGTCATCCCAGGATTTAATACCCTATTGGGTTTAGTAATCTTAGTGTGCTTGGTTGGTCAGTTGTTATTTCAAGGTAAGCAATCCCTTCTAGCAACCAATCATAATGTCCCATGGAAAACAGCTTGGGATGGGGAAATTATTTGGCAAGTGCTGATTTTTGGTTTTTTCGCCATCGGTCAACTGCTGTTACCGGTTTTAATTGGTCTGTCACTGGGGATTGTTGGAATTAACCCAGCCAATTTTACGGTACAGATGAGTGCTTTCTATGTGTTGCTAACTTACCTAATCATGGCATTTGGGGGCTTGTTAGTGATGTACCTTTCCATTAAGCCCTTTTTGCCCCTGCCAGAGGATTGGTTTTGCTTCAAGTGGCGCAGCAACTGGATTGTCTGGGGAGTCGGTGGCTATTTGATAGCACTGCCCTTGGTGATTGTGGTATCTCTGATTAACCAACAGTTATGGCAAGGAAATGGCGGTAGTAACCCACTGTTGCCCCTAGCTTTGGAGGGACAGGACACCATAGCTTTGACGATATTTTTTCTGACAGCAGCTGTGGCAGCACCAGTGTTTGAAGAGATAATCTTTCGAGGGTTCTTGTTGCCCTCTTTGACTCGTTATCTACCAGTTTGGGGAGCGATCGCATTAAGTAGTCTGATTTTTGCGATCGCTCATTTGAGTCTCTCAGAAGTCCTACCCCTAGCCACATTGGGAATTGTCTTGGGATTCGTTTACACGCGATCGCGTAATCTCCTAGCTCCCATGCTGCTCCATAGTCTCTGGAATAGTGGTACGCTTCTGAGTTTGTTTGTTTTAGGCAGTAGTTAA
- a CDS encoding RNA-guided endonuclease InsQ/TnpB family protein: MLAKPNRENVERAVARFFDNCKNKVPGKKGYPRFKKHSRTVEYKQSGWKLSPEKKSIKFTDKKGIGKVKLKGTWDLWRFDQKLIKRVRIVQRADGYYVQFCVKVENQEQLEATGFTIGLDVGLKEFYTDSDGYSEPNPRFYRKGEKRLKFYQRRVSRKKKGSTNLRRAINRLGRHHLKISRQREEHAKRLVRSYRKIVEPYYKRFNPFMQSRTPIKAPLSKVSSPARCVIRSNDLVAYENLRVKNLVKNHCLAKSINDAGWYQFREWLEYFGQKFGRITVAVNPAYTSQNCSNCSEVVKKSLSTRTHTCKCGCQLDRDHNAARNILTRALGTVGHTGTYQNAWGEDTSTLLGSGLEEQVTSLNQESPGL, from the coding sequence ATGCTTGCCAAGCCTAATCGCGAGAATGTAGAACGAGCAGTAGCGCGTTTCTTTGACAACTGCAAGAATAAAGTCCCTGGGAAGAAGGGTTATCCTCGCTTTAAGAAACATTCGCGTACTGTCGAATATAAGCAATCTGGATGGAAGTTATCACCAGAAAAAAAATCCATAAAGTTCACCGACAAGAAAGGTATTGGGAAAGTCAAGCTCAAAGGTACCTGGGATTTGTGGCGCTTCGACCAGAAGCTAATAAAACGAGTTCGGATTGTCCAGAGAGCTGATGGCTATTATGTCCAGTTCTGTGTGAAAGTAGAGAACCAAGAACAACTAGAAGCCACTGGGTTTACTATTGGATTGGACGTTGGCTTAAAGGAGTTTTACACAGACTCTGATGGATACTCAGAACCTAACCCACGATTTTACCGAAAAGGTGAAAAACGTTTAAAGTTTTATCAACGTCGAGTTTCCCGAAAAAAGAAAGGCTCTACTAACCTAAGACGCGCAATTAATAGATTAGGGAGACATCACCTTAAAATAAGTAGGCAGCGTGAAGAACATGCCAAGAGACTGGTTAGAAGTTACCGTAAGATAGTGGAGCCTTATTACAAAAGATTTAACCCTTTTATGCAAAGCCGAACACCCATAAAGGCTCCACTATCTAAGGTTTCGTCTCCGGCACGTTGCGTAATCCGGTCTAACGACTTGGTCGCTTACGAAAATTTGAGGGTTAAAAACTTAGTTAAAAATCACTGTCTCGCCAAGTCTATTAATGATGCAGGTTGGTACCAGTTTAGGGAATGGTTGGAGTATTTTGGTCAAAAGTTTGGTCGGATAACTGTCGCAGTTAATCCTGCCTACACAAGCCAAAACTGTTCCAATTGTAGCGAAGTCGTCAAAAAGTCATTATCAACTCGAACCCATACCTGTAAATGCGGGTGTCAGTTGGATCGCGACCATAATGCTGCTAGAAACATTCTCACGAGAGCTTTGGGTACGGTGGGGCACACCGGAACTTATCAAAACGCTTGGGGAGAGGATACCTCTACTCTTCTTGGCTCCGGCCTGGAAGAGCAAGTAACCTCGTTGAACCAAGAATCCCCTGGCTTATAG
- a CDS encoding histidine phosphatase family protein, with protein sequence MATRVVIVRHGQSTYNIQQIIQGRSDQSVLTDKGRADAQKVGTALSSLSFDAIYCSPLQRAKQTAEIILSYLPDAPQLQPSDQLMEIDLPLWQNLHKNEVKEKFPEDYQRWKERPHEFSMVIPTAVGSKEHFPVLELYKQAEQFWQEVISLHQGGTILIVAHNGINRCLISSAIGVTPGRYHSIRQSNCGINVLNFTGGWGETVQLESLNQTSHLGETLPRRGDIDQGLRLLLVRHGETDWNRASRFQGQIDVPLNDNGRKQGQQAAEFLKDIPIDLAVSSPMLRPKETAEIILQSHPNVNLQLDDGLREISHGLWEGKLESEITQEYGELLNQWKVAPETVQMPEGENLQDVLERAMPSWNGIVQSATASGSGFQTGLVVAHDAINKVVLCDILGLSPALIWNIKQGNGAVSVIDYPQGLDKAPVLQAMNITTHLSGGVLDKTAAGAL encoded by the coding sequence TTGGCTACCCGCGTCGTTATTGTCCGTCACGGTCAAAGTACTTACAACATTCAGCAGATCATTCAAGGACGCAGTGATCAGTCAGTCTTGACCGACAAAGGTCGTGCTGATGCCCAAAAAGTTGGTACTGCCCTCAGTAGCCTCAGCTTTGATGCTATCTACTGCTCCCCTTTACAACGGGCAAAGCAAACCGCAGAGATTATCCTATCCTATTTGCCAGACGCTCCCCAGTTACAGCCATCAGATCAGCTGATGGAAATCGATTTACCCCTTTGGCAAAATCTGCACAAGAATGAAGTTAAGGAAAAGTTCCCAGAAGACTACCAGCGCTGGAAAGAACGCCCCCATGAATTTTCCATGGTGATTCCCACAGCGGTCGGGTCTAAAGAACACTTTCCCGTGCTTGAACTATATAAACAAGCAGAGCAGTTTTGGCAAGAGGTTATCTCCCTCCATCAAGGAGGTACGATTTTAATCGTAGCCCATAATGGTATCAATCGCTGCTTAATTAGCAGTGCCATTGGGGTAACTCCTGGTCGTTACCATAGTATCAGGCAATCCAATTGTGGCATCAATGTACTAAATTTCACTGGTGGTTGGGGAGAAACCGTACAATTGGAATCCCTTAATCAAACCTCCCACTTGGGAGAAACCTTGCCAAGAAGGGGAGATATTGACCAAGGGTTGCGTCTGTTGTTGGTGCGCCATGGTGAAACCGATTGGAATCGTGCGTCTCGCTTTCAGGGACAGATTGATGTACCTTTAAATGACAATGGTCGTAAACAAGGACAGCAGGCGGCTGAGTTTCTAAAAGATATCCCCATTGATTTGGCTGTCAGTAGCCCCATGCTGCGTCCTAAGGAAACTGCTGAAATTATTCTCCAGTCTCACCCCAATGTCAATTTGCAACTTGATGATGGACTCCGGGAAATCAGTCATGGCTTATGGGAGGGCAAATTAGAGTCAGAGATTACCCAAGAGTATGGTGAATTGCTCAATCAGTGGAAAGTTGCCCCAGAAACGGTACAAATGCCAGAAGGAGAGAACTTACAGGATGTTTTGGAAAGGGCAATGCCATCCTGGAATGGGATAGTTCAATCGGCTACGGCATCTGGTTCAGGATTTCAGACTGGCTTAGTGGTGGCTCATGATGCTATCAATAAAGTAGTACTTTGTGACATTCTTGGCTTGAGTCCAGCATTAATTTGGAATATCAAGCAGGGAAATGGGGCTGTCAGCGTAATTGATTATCCCCAAGGCTTAGACAAAGCCCCAGTATTGCAAGCGATGAATATCACCACACACCTATCTGGAGGTGTATTGGATAAAACAGCGGCTGGTGCCCTGTAG
- a CDS encoding acylphosphatase produces the protein MQNSSTPHKQIRTHVFISGRVQGVGYRYATMLQAKHLGVNGWVRNLLDKRVEAVFEGNTAAVEAMVRWCHSGPLNAVVDNVVVKNETPEGLQGFEITH, from the coding sequence ATGCAAAACTCATCAACACCACACAAGCAAATCCGCACCCATGTTTTCATTTCCGGAAGAGTTCAAGGAGTTGGTTATCGCTACGCCACAATGCTTCAAGCTAAGCATCTAGGGGTGAACGGCTGGGTCAGAAATCTTCTTGATAAGCGTGTGGAAGCAGTGTTTGAAGGTAACACCGCAGCAGTAGAAGCTATGGTTCGTTGGTGTCATAGCGGGCCGTTAAATGCTGTGGTTGACAATGTGGTGGTTAAGAATGAGACACCGGAAGGTTTGCAGGGATTTGAAATTACGCACTAA
- a CDS encoding P-II family nitrogen regulator: MEFPMSTEDAPINNAVLVTIIGESVIRESLVKLIKSQGATGYTVSDVRGEGGHGRRLGDIPGYNTNVEIKTIVSREVSDAILRAIAEYRNRHALIAYRQNIETLSN; encoded by the coding sequence ATGGAATTTCCTATGTCTACAGAAGATGCTCCCATCAATAATGCTGTCTTAGTCACCATCATTGGTGAATCAGTAATTCGAGAAAGCCTTGTCAAGCTAATCAAAAGCCAAGGGGCTACTGGTTATACTGTTAGTGATGTAAGGGGAGAAGGTGGTCACGGCAGACGCCTAGGAGATATTCCGGGCTACAACACCAATGTTGAAATTAAGACGATCGTATCTCGGGAAGTGTCTGATGCAATTCTGCGTGCTATTGCCGAATACCGGAATCGTCACGCCTTAATTGCCTACCGACAGAATATAGAAACCTTAAGCAATTAG
- a CDS encoding J domain-containing protein: protein MLEVEKYYRILELEPGASQEEIHQGYLDLTWVWHPDRFPGHPRLQQKAHSKLQQINEAHAQLRSLQRTLGWKNRHPKPKPQKQSPLKNQYRNSGLYKREVNSVTTEASESSTGSKSQGSPKSRRVYRSQKIDDWLD from the coding sequence ATGTTAGAGGTAGAGAAATACTACAGAATCCTGGAGCTGGAGCCTGGAGCGTCACAGGAGGAGATTCACCAGGGCTACCTCGATTTGACCTGGGTATGGCATCCTGACCGTTTTCCTGGTCATCCCCGGCTACAACAGAAAGCTCACTCCAAGCTACAACAAATCAATGAAGCTCATGCCCAATTGCGCTCTTTACAAAGAACTCTCGGTTGGAAAAATAGACACCCCAAGCCTAAACCCCAGAAGCAATCACCATTAAAGAACCAATATCGTAACTCAGGCTTATATAAACGGGAAGTTAATTCTGTAACTACCGAAGCTAGTGAAAGTAGCACTGGCAGTAAGAGTCAGGGAAGTCCAAAGTCTAGGCGTGTCTATCGCAGCCAGAAAATCGATGATTGGTTAGATTAA